A window of the Gossypium hirsutum isolate 1008001.06 chromosome A05, Gossypium_hirsutum_v2.1, whole genome shotgun sequence genome harbors these coding sequences:
- the LOC107957613 gene encoding cysteine desulfurase, mitochondrial, which yields MASKLLRQTLTKTYTTAVIRRFSTVAAVASPSEYEDPTGITMKGVKISGRPLYLDMQATTPVDPRVLDSMLPFYLSRYGNPHSRTHLYGWESETAVETARAQVAALIGASPKEIVFTSGATESNNISIKGVMHFYKDKKRHVITTQTEHKCVLDSCRHLQQEGFEVTYLPVGSDGLIDLDRLRKEIRPDTGLISVMAVNNEIGVVQPVEEIGKICKEFNVPFHTDAAQALGKIKVDVEKWNVSLMSLSGHKIYGPKGVGALYMRRRPRIRVEPQMNGGGQERGIRSGTVPTPLVVGIGAACDLAMKEMEYDEKRIKGLQERLLNGIREKIDGVVVNGSMDRRYVGNLNLSFAYVEGESLLMGLKEVAVSSGSACTSASLEPSYVLRALGVDEDMAHTSIRFGIGRFTTEEEIDRAVELTVKQVEKLREMSPLYEMVKEGIDIKQIQWAQH from the coding sequence atggCCTCAAAGCTTCTTCGTCAAACCCTAACCAAAACCTACACAACCGCCGTTATACGCCGCTTCTCCACCGTGGCTGCTGTAGCTTCCCCTTCCGAGTATGAGGACCCAACAGGAATCACCATGAAAGGTGTGAAAATTTCGGGCCGTCCACTTTACCTCGACATGCAAGCGACTACCCCCGTGGATCCTAGGGTTTTAGATTCGATGCTTCCGTTTTACCTCTCCCGTTATGGGAACCCTCACTCCCGTACTCACCTCTACGGTTGGGAATCTGAAACCGCCGTCGAAACAGCCCGCGCACAAGTCGCGGCACTCATTGGAGCTTCCCCGAAAGAAATCGTCTTTACCTCCGGCGCCACCGAATCGAACAACATCTCAATCAAAGGCGTTATGCATTTCTACAAGGACAAGAAGCGTCACGTCATCACGACTCAAACGGAGCACAAATGCGTTTTAGATTCTTGCCGGCATCTTCAACAGGAAGGTTTTGAGGTAACTTATTTGCCTGTCGGGTCTGATGGGCTTATTGATTTGGATAGATTAAGGAAAGAAATCCGGCCCGATACCGGGTTAATTTCTGTTATGGCGGTTAATAATGAAATTGGTGTGGTTCAACCGGTTGAAGAAATCGGTAAGATTTGTAAAGAATTTAATGTCCCTTTTCATACTGATGCTGCACAAGCTTTAGGGAAGATTAAGGTTGATGTAGAGAAGTGGAACGTAAGTTTAATGAGTTTAAGTGGGCATAAGATTTATGGTCCTAAAGGAGTTGGGGCTTTGTATATGAGAAGGCGACCTCGGATTAGAGTTGAGCCGCAAATGAACGGAGGTGGGCAAGAGAGAGGGATAAGGAGTGGGACGGTGCCGACTCCACTTGTGGTTGGGATAGGAGCGGCGTGTGACTTGGCAATGAAAGAAATGGAGTATGATGAGAAGAGAATTAAAGGGTTGCAAGAGAGGTTATTGAATGGGATTAGGGAGAAGATTGATGGGGTGGTGGTGAATGGAAGTATGGATAGGAGGTATGTTGGGAACTTAAACTTGTCGTTTGCGTATGTTGAAGGGGAGAGTTTGTTGATGGGATTGAAAGAAGTGGCAGTGTCTAGTGGGAGTGCATGTACTAGTGCTAGCTTGGAACCATCATATGTACTGAGAGCCTTGGGTGTGGATGAGGATATGGCACATACTTCGATTAGGTTTGGGATTGGAAGGTTTACTACCGAGGAGGAGATTGATAGGGCAGTTGAGCTTACTGTGAAACAGGTTGAGAAATTAAGGGAAATGAGTCCGCTTTATGAGATGGTCAAGGAAGGTATTGATATTAAGCAGATTCAATGGGCGCAGCATTGA
- the LOC107961239 gene encoding uncharacterized protein At1g76070, which yields MYKNRVCKILLSKCLDRMKKQGKPKSMILRILPKAVSAVRVSFQNPPFSPGKDKRAACASKGLSCPIISIIPNEARRKSKSGTLETPDPTSPKVSCMGQIKHKKNIRKLAAKANLKPVSVPLPHQSSSPTQGKKQASKLRRVFSLAKSDAPSSNKKDLPDMNRAPGLGEMKRFASGRDAFASFDWTAQIAPLEADHVHRDYNYYSDDERRDGDFEEEEEVMIPFSAPMRIGCEGLPLRPRKEINIWKRRTTNPPPPLQLKSL from the coding sequence ATGTATAAAAACAGAGTTTGCAAAATCCTCCTGTCCAAGTGTTTAGATAGAATGAAGAAACAGGGTAAGCCCAAAAGcatgatattgagaattttgcCAAAAGCAGTTTCAGCTGTTCGTGTGAGCTTTCAGAACCCACCGTTCAGCCCAGGTAAAGACAAGAGAGCAGCTTGTGCAAGCAAAGGGTTGTCTTGTCCCATCATTTCCATAATTCCCAATGAAGCTCGAAGGAAATCCAAGAGTGGAACCTTGGAAACTCCAGATCCTACTTCACCCAAAGTCTCATGCATGGGACAGATCAAGCACAAGAAGAATATTAGAAAATTAGCTGCTAAAGCTAATTTGAAGCCCGTCTCTGTTCCACTCCCTCATCAATCTTCTTCTCCTACACAAGGGAAGAAGCAGGCTTCCAAGTTAAGGCGAGTCTTTAGCTTGGCAAAATCTGATGCGCCATCAAGTAACAAGAAAGACTTGCCTGATATGAATAGAGCGCCTGGTTTGGGAGAAATGAAGCGGTTTGCAAGCGGCCGTGATGCTTTTGCTAGTTTTGATTGGACGGCACAGATTGCACCCCTGGAAGCTGATCATGTTCACAGGGATTATAATTATTACTCTGATGATGAGAGAAGAGATGGtgactttgaagaagaagaagaagtgatGATTCCTTTCTCAGCTCCAATGAGGATTGGCTGTGAAGGGTTGCCTTTGCGGCCACGGAAAGAAATAAACATATGGAAGAGAAGAACAACGAATCCACCTCCGCCCCTTCAATTGAAATCCTTGTAG